One genomic window of Gossypium hirsutum isolate 1008001.06 chromosome D11, Gossypium_hirsutum_v2.1, whole genome shotgun sequence includes the following:
- the LOC121223423 gene encoding uncharacterized protein — protein MGSAIKHFMELVEQAGTVFEVANTIRGLIENHWEFPKGIDQNVNNLKRKRDQLNGQKEDIESRIKSELRPRKKVKKEVDLWIENVKRIDREIPNLESKVRGSSFFSRGFLVKNVRKKEEEVEELLEKGRFSDDLVVNDLSWIGQVLPTPSLVVETVKRKKNEIMQHLRNDEVQKIGVNGMPGVGKTNLEFSHTIRAALGSFLA, from the exons ATGGGTTCAGCAATAAAACATTTCAT GGAGTTAGTTGAACAAGCAGGGACTGTTTTTGAAGTTGCAAATACTATACGGGGTTTAATTGAAAACCATTGGGAATTCCCTAAAGGCATTGATCAGAATGTAAATAATCTGAAGAGAAAGAGAGATCAACTAAATGGTCAGAAAGAAGACATTGAATCAAGAATCAAATCAGAGCTGCGCCCGAGAAAGAAAGTCAAGAAAGAAGTTGATCTGTGGattgaaaatgtcaaaaggatAGATAGGGAAATTCCTAATCTCGAATCTAAAGTTAGAGGTAGCAGCTTTTTCTCTCGTGGATTTCTTGTTAAGAATGTTCGTAAGAAGGAAGAAGAAGTTGAAGAATTGCTAGAAAAGGGTAGATTTTCTGATGATTTGGTTGTCAACGATCTTTCGTGGATTGGTCAGGTGTTGCCAACACCGAGCTTAGTCGTTGAAACAGTAAAACGTAAAAAGAATGAGATTATGCAACACTTGAGGAATGATGAGGTTCAAAAGATTGGAGTTAATGGAATGCCAGGAGTTGGGAAAACGAACTTGGAGTTTTCCCacacaatccgtgcggccttaggcagttttctggcttaa
- the LOC121223232 gene encoding secreted RxLR effector protein 161-like, translating into MYGVSLISRYIESPIEKHLQAAKRILRYLKGNTSFGLLYKKWENSDLFGFTDSDYAGDIEDRKSTSDYVFMPGSTAISWSSKKQPIITLSLTEAEFLVATSSACQAVWLRKILGQIQFVQSEDQVADFFTKPLGVCSMDASA; encoded by the exons ATGTATGGTGTTAGTCTCATTAGTAGATATATAGAGAGTCCCATTGAAAAACATCTTCAGGCTGCTAAGCGTATTCTGCGCTATTTAAAAGGGAATACATCTTTTGGACTGCTTTACAAAAAATGGGAAAATTCAGATTTGTTTGGTTTCACAGATAGCGATTATGCAGGGGATATTGAAGATCGAAAAAGTACTTCAGACTATGTATTTATGCCTGGATCAACAGCTATTTCATGGTCTTCAAAGAAGCAACCCATAATCACTCTTTCATTAACAGAAGCTGAATTTTTAGTAGCCACATCAAGTGCTTGTCAAGCTGTTTGGTTAAGGAAGATTCTTGGACAAATTCAGTTCGTACA AAGTGAAGATCAAGTTGCTGACTTTTTCACTAAGCCCCTTGGTGTTTGTTCGATGGATGCCTCAGCTTAG
- the LOC121223231 gene encoding probable disease resistance protein At4g27220, protein MWNGELEVLYPLEMSPPKCPMLTTLLLPGCGIKSIPEGFFNHMDGLKILKLSLNPIKSLPNSISNLKNLTALLLAYCDHLEYVPSLSKLRVLKELDLRATKIREVPHGMQNLLSLKYLDLKHSIVLEIPNGILSKLSCLQILNVSETLVSGKEVGKLKKLEMVEGRFYDFQDLSMYLQAFHGREEPPKYIIHMGKRPFPAAILTTKGIELGDSNISNQIMLPRDIEELYAGNCTFCCHVNYPLFSRFVLTSLGTFSSLTYLEIRDVKNMKKLFSPNSVPLNLQGLKISLCVQLEEIIALDFESDERGMPTMEFSLLKLKKLVLEWLPELKSICNVDAVVVCESLKWIGVRDCPKLKRMPLKLPQVPPLSPLKLRIYVKPKEWWESAEWDDPDAKSLLKRFVNFVIW, encoded by the coding sequence ATGTGGAATGGGGAGTTAGAAGTTCTGTATCCCTTGGAAATGTCACCACCAAAGTGTCCGATGCTCACAACATTGTTGCTGCCTGGTTGTGGTATAAAGAGTATTCCCGAAGGTTTCTTCAACCATATGGATGGACTCAAGATTCTTAAGCTTTCTCTTAATCCTATCAAGAGTCTCCCAAATTCCATATCAAATTTGAAGAATCTCACTGCATTATTGCTTGCTTACTGTGATCATTTAGAGTATGTGCCATCCTTGTCAAAGCTTCGAGTTTTAAAAGAGTTGGATCTTCGAGCAACAAAAATCAGGGAAGTCCCTCATGGGATGCAAAACTTGTTGAGTCTCAAGTACCTAGATCTAAAACATTCGATCGTACTTGAGATCCCGAATGGAATATTGTCCAAACTTTCTTGCCTTCAAATTTTGAATGTTAGTGAAACATTGGTAAGTGGAAAGGAGGTTGGTAAGTTGAAgaaattggaaatggttgaaggGAGGTTTTACGACTTCCAAGACTTGAGCATGTATCTCCAAGCTTTTCATGGTCGAGAAGAACCTCCTAAATATATCATCCATATGGGTAAAAGACCATTTCCAGCGGccattttaacaacaaaaggcATTGAATTAGGGGATTCCAATATCTCCAACCAGATTATGCTTCCACGTGACATTGAGGAATTGTATGCTGGTAACTGCACTTTCTGTTGTCACGTAAACTACCCACTTTTCTCCAGGTTTGTCCTAACCTCACTTGGCACCTTTTCCTCTCTTACATATCTTGAAATAAGGGatgtgaaaaatatgaaaaagttgttCTCTCCAAACAGCGTGCCGCTAAATTTACAAGGGCTTAAGATTTCATTATGTGTCCAATTGGAGGAAATAATAGCATTAGATTTTGAATCGGACGAAAGAGGAATGCCTACCATGGAATTCAGCCTTCTAAAATTAAAGAAACTTGTATTGGAATGGCTACCTGAATTGAAGAGTATTTGCAATGTTGATGCAGTGGTGGTTTGTGAATCTCTTAAGTGGATTGGCGTAAGAGATTGTCCGAAACTAAAAAGAATGCCTCTAAAACTTCCCCAAGTCCCACCATTGTCACCTCTTAAACTTCGTATTTATGTAAAGCCAAAGGAGTGGTGGGAATCAGCGGAATGGGATGATCCTGATGCCAAGTCTCTTTTGAAGCGCTTCGTGAATTTTGTAATCTGGTAA